From Lathamus discolor isolate bLatDis1 chromosome 24, bLatDis1.hap1, whole genome shotgun sequence:
GCGAGCTCCAAGGGGTTTTGGTTGGGCTGTAGCAACCTTTTGAGTTTCCAATGTGCAGTCCTCCTGGTGCTCTTGTAACGGTGGTTTCCTTCCCTTGCAGCACGTGGTGCTGAGCTGTGGGGTGTCCCAGCTCCACgctctcctgcctggaaggaagcaggagcCCAAGTGCCCCCATGAAGATTAAGGAGCTCTACAGGAGGAGGTTCCCCCGCAAGCCCCTGgccccttcccacctccccatgCTCCACACGCAGGCAGGGCCCCTGCCGGTGCCCACCACAGAGGGGCAGCTTCCCTATGGAcacagctccagccccatggCGGCAACGTTCCCACCTCCGAGGCCTGGAGCCAAGCAGGAGGTGGATGTGGAGCATGGGACCCCccccgtgcaccccctgcacccCGATGTCACGATGAAGAGGTTGCCCTTCTACCAGGTGTATGATGAGCTGATCAAACCCACCACCTTGGGTATGTTGGGGGGGTGGCAGGGAGAGCCTGGGGCTTCCCAAGGGACGTCAGTGGGATCATGGAAGCATGgaatgggtttgggttggaagggacctcaaagcttgtccagggacacctcacactagagcaggttgctccaacctggccttgaacacttgccagggatggggcatccaaacCTTCATTCAGCTCCTGGTGGCTGTGGAATGCCAGGAATCTGGAATGTGGGGAAGGCAAACCgagcagggatggaggaggtGGTGATGGGTGAGGACGGTGAGacatgggatggggatgaagcCCCCTGGTCCCTTCCCACTCTGCTTCAAGTGAGGAAGATCCAGGTTTAGCTTTTGCCCATGCCTGGATCTCCCCAAGCTCTCCCTGTGTTCCCAGGAATGTTGGAGCTGTTTTTCTCTGGGTGGATGGAggctgccagcagagcagggactggTTGTAAGATGGGAGTTGGTTCTGGACGTGAACAGCAAGCCTGAGGATGGTCAGAATTCCTTGGAATTCCTGCTGTGGTCAGGAATTCCATTTCAGCACTGGGGAGCAAAACCCCCCTCGGCTTGCTGAGGAATCTGTGCTTGGAGGTGCTCTTTGGAGTCACCTCCTCTCTGTCCAAGCCACCAGGTCTTGGTTTTCCTACTAGAGATAGGGATAGGAGTGGAATATCTGCTTGGAAGAGCTCAGCTCTGTGGCTCCCGGTTAATCCCGGCCATGGATTGAGCTGGGCTTTGGTGTCCCTATGGCTTTGGAATCACTTCctgtctcttctccagcctccaGCACAAGCCAGCGCTTTGAGGAGGCTCATTTCACCTTCGCTCTCACCCCCCAGCAGGTGCAGCAGATCCTCACTTCCCGGTAAGTGAACTCCTGGAATGCCATAACTGGGCTCCAGCCGTTCCAGCTCATCCCAGACCTGAGGCTGTGCCTCCAGGCAGGATCTGCAGTGAGGCTGACATTGGTGGCATcccaaaaggcagcagcagggagaggtttTGGGGagattttcctcattttcccaTCACTTTTGCAGCTGTTTGATGGGATTTGCTTGGGAATTCTGCCTGCGGGTCCACATGGATTTACCCTTTAGCTGCACTGGGTTTATTCATCATCCAACTAATAAGTGGTGGCATCATAGAATCCCCATGGAATTTGGGTTCAAAGGGACCTCAACGCTCATCTAAAGCCACCTTCCTCCACCTTCCTGGAgctcaggttgctccaagcccattccagcctggctttgggatggagcagccacagtaGGACTCAGGGCAATGTCCTGCTGTGGGGCTCTGATGCTccagtgggtgctgctgcccctctgaagcccttctcttcctttgcaGAGATCTCCTACCGGGTGCCAAGTGTGACTACACCATCCAAGTGCAGTTGAGGTAAGGGAATCCCATCAACATCCCTCTGCCCTCCCTTCAGGTTTGGAATCacccctggagctgctgccacaCAAGATTCCCTGTTTGAAGGGCAGAAAAACTTCATCTCTTCCCATTTTGGGGCTCCTGGAGAACTCCTTCCTCTTGGTTTTAATCAGGAATGAGAGAAAACCTTCCTGAGCTTCACATTTGATTTTCCCTCAGCTCTTACTCAACACAATCCATGGCATGTGGAGAGTGGGAATGGTAAAATCCATGGTAggtgcctccccagcaccctctgcctcttgGTGGCACCAAACAGGAGCTGGGGTGGCTCTTCCCCAACATTCACCCGTggctggaatgggttggaaaggaccttaaagcccatccagctccaaggacagggacaccttcctctggAGCAGGCATTGATGGTCCCAGGAACAAGGTGGATGCATGGAAATGGTTCTTCTGTAGCATAAAACAGCCGCTGGGTGCGTGGTTTCTAAGGCTCAGGATGTGCCTCTTGTCATGCTCTGCATGGCAGGGGTGATGAAGGGTTTTCCAAAAGGAAGCTTTCCAAGGAAGCAAACCTTCATGCAGGAGGTGGTGGGCACCATCTCTTCCTTCCTGCTATGTGTTCCCATGTTCCCAAGCAAGAACTCCCAGGTACCTGTGGCTCCAGGTCCTGCTTCAGCACAGGGCTATGGTGGGATTCAGGGAGCAGGCACTTTGGAGAGGAACCTAGAGCCTTGGGATTGAGCAGGATTAGGACTTGCAGGGGATGCCAACACAGCCACAAGCAGGGAGTTGATGTAGAGAAGCCCTTGAAGTCACTGGTGGTGAAACAGGGTTTGAAGCACATGTGGGGCTGTTCACCTCCTGTTTTCCAGCCCTGGATCCATTCTGCTTGGGGGAAAAAGGATTTCCTCTTAGCAAAGGGAAGTTTGGGAATGTCACCACTCACTGGCCACTTTCTCCTTTAGGTTCTGCTTGTGTGAAACCAGCTGCCCCCAGGAAGATCACTTCCCTCCTAACTTATTCGTCAAGGTCAATGGCAAACTCTGTCCCCTGCCCGTGAGTAAACCTTCTTCCCTCTGGATTCCTTGGAGCCTGAAGCCTGCCCTTGGTAAAAGCTGAGATCCATGGAATAGTGCCTTCAGTAaatggagaaggctccaggagaccttacagcagctccagtgcttaaaggggctgcaggaaacctggagaggggctttggacaagggatggagggatgggacaaggggaatggctttaacctgccctgTGGGCACCTTGGGAGTGCCAGTGCTGGGGTTGAGCTCGCACTGGGATTCCTTCCTCATGGTATGGACATTAAAGGGACCATTTATCCCTCATTCCTTGAGCAATAACAGAATCCTaaaatggtttaggttggaaaggaccttaagatcatccatcgtgggcagggatgctttaCAGTAATCCAGGTTGCTTCAAGACCCTTCTAACCTAGTcttgggatggggcagccacagcttctccaggcaccCTGTGggctccagggatggggcatctacaaTCCTAATATCCCATTAAGAATGAATAACAAGGACTAAAAATACTTTGGGATCGGTAGAGCAATTCCCAGACAAGCTCTAAAGCATGACTGGAAATACATCCTGAAGGATGGAATGGGGGCTGGAGACTCCCATAGGTGGCTTTATGTCCTCActgggtgcagctctggtgCCCTCAATACAAGGAGGATGCGGAGCTGTTGGAATGAGTcaagaggaggccatgaggatgagcaggggctggagcagctcccagggagccaggctgggaacgctggggctggagaagagaagctgctctaggagctgtccctgcccatggaactggatgatcttaaggtccttcacAACCCATTCTAGGGGGTTGGAGATGCCCATTGGTGGCCTTTATGCCTTGGGAAGAGTTCATTCAAGGTTCTCTGCCCCACAGGGTTACCTTCCCCCCAGCAAGAGCGGTGCTGAGCCCAAGCGGCCCAACCGCCCAGTCAACATCACGCCCCTGGCACGGCTTTCAGCCACTGTCCCCAACAGCCTCGTGGTCAACTGGTCCTCGGAGCTGGGCCGGGTGAGTGGGGTGGGAGCTGCTACTCCATCCATCTGCGTTCCATAGGGATGGGCTGGCAGAGGCACTGAGCCCTCTCCTGAGTGGGGCTCTCTCCAACAGAGCTACTCGCTGTCCGTGTACCTGGTGAAGCAGCTGACGGCTGTGGcgctgctgcagaagctccgGGCCAAGGGCATCCGAAACCCAGATCATTCCCGAGCCCTCAGTAAGTCCCTGTTGGGTTTTCCCAGCCTTTTCCCAGCTGGTCGATGGGATTCGCTTGACAGCCTGGCTTGGGAATTCTGCCTGGTGGCCCACATGCGTGTTACACTGGGTTTACTCATCCAACTAACACGTGGTGGTATCATGGAATCCCCATGGAATTTGGGctggaaggtaccttaaagcttatctaaagccaccttccactagagcaggttgctccaagccccatttaACCTTGTGGCCttgggatggggcatccacagcttccctggccaccctgtgccagcacctcagggTGATGTGGAATGCTCCATCCCGTGTGTACTTGTCGCTGTGTGTCCAAGAAGGAGGATGATGACAGGAGacccttctctcccctcctcttctTGCAGTCAAGGAAAAGCTAACTGCTGACCCCGACAGTGAGATAGCTACAACCAGCTTACGCGTGTCCCTGCTGTGTCCAGTAGGTCTCTACATTTATGTTCCTCTTCTCTTGGCTGGGCCTTTGCAAAGAGCTTCCTGCTTTGACCTTAACCACTGCGTAGGTGCTGTTGCAGCCCTGCTTTGGTAGCAAAGGAGCCAGCTTTGAGGCCCAAAGGCAAGCAAACCAGCTGCTCTTTCACACAGCCTCCTGGGGAGcctctccctgccttcccccTTCACTCTTAGCATGTGGAATGAGCTTCAAAAGCAACCCAAAGGGCACCAGTTCCTCAGGGAAAGCTTTTCTCTCCCCCATTAACTCCTCTTGGACACTGAGCTCAGGTCAATGCGCTGGGCAGGGGCAAGATGGGAATTAGCCCTGGAAAGAGGCTGGATAACCCCCCCTGAGCTCCTGTCCCTTGTTCCTCAGCTGGGTAAGATGAGGCTGAGGGTGCCCTGCAGAGCCACCACGTGCAGCCACCTGCAGTGCTTCGATGCAGCCCTCTACCTGCAGATGAACGAGAAGAAGCCCACGTGGACCTGTCCTGTGTGTGACCAGAAAGCCCCATATGACGACTTGATCATCGATGGGTGAGCTTGAGGGCTCCTTACACAGGGTCATGGCTTTCTTCTAAGGCTTATCTCTACCATCCTGACACAACTTGCAGCCTGGAATAATGTGGGATGTGACTCCATTCCCTAAACTGATCCAATCCGGGGAAGTTTCTCCCAAAGAACAAGAAGCCTTTGTCACAATCATTGTATATCCTAAAGCTAAACCTGCAGGTGATGCTGGCCCAGAGGGTTAATTCTTTGTACCACTTGAGCCCAGCTCCTTAGCTCCATCAGATCGACtccagaatcatggaatcctggaatggtttaggtgggaagtgaccttaaagctcatcgaAAGCCATGGGACACTTTCCagtggagcaggttgctccaagccccatccagcccagccttgaaaactgccaggaatggggcaggcactggcaggttaaagccattccccttgtctcATCCCTGCAGGATTCCATGCAGTGTTTGTGCTCTCTCCTGGCAGGTTGTTCATGGAAATCCTCAACTCCTGCACAGACTGTGATGAGATCCAGTTCATGGAGGATGGCTCCTGGTGCCCCATGAAGCtgaagaaggagaagcaggagatggGCCAGACCTCTGTGTTCAGTAGCATTGAGGGTATGGGAGCTCTTTCTTCGCCAGTCCTTTGGCTGAGATGCCAAAATGCTTGGAATTCCAACTTGCAAAGCAACActcagagcatcccccagcaCGGGTGGGAGCCAGAGTTTGGGATTAAACTGAAACCACCAGGAGCATGAAGAGGCCCTGTGCTGGGAACAGCAGGAAAGCTGCCGGTTCCCCTTGGAATTGGTGGGCTCTGGGACCTGCGCTCTGGAAGCCGCGGGGCTCCGGGGCTGACGCCGGCTCTTCCCTTGCAGCTGCTCCCCCTGTGGGCCCCGGGCCCCGGGCGGAGGTGATCGACCTGACCCGGGACTCGTCCGACGAGGAGGAGCCACCGACGGCCAAGAGGCAGCGGCCGCTCAGCAGCGCCCCCGGGCACAAGGGGTGAGGCGGGGACCGGCCCCAGCTCCACATCTTTGCTGCTCATTCCCAGCTcattccctgctccctccccgcCCCACACACAGCTCTCAGGAAGCACCCCCTGTGCTCCCAGTGTCTCTCTGCTGGGATGTGGCACCTCAGGGGACAGCTCCTGGATCTTCCCAGGCTGCTCCCAGTGATGCTCTTCGTGTCCCTGCTGTGTTCCAGGGTGCTGAGCATCCACCCCCGGCCATCCTCCGTGCTCCGGAGTGCTCCCATGGCAGCCTTGGGCAGGGACTATGTCTCCAACCTCCCCATTCCTGACTTCCACCCTTCCTACTCGGAGCTTGCAGGTAACAACAGGTCCCTCTGGCTGAAGGTACCAATCAGCACAGCCAGAGTGGGTAGGTGGAGGGAGTAACTTCCCAAAAtcccatctcaatctcccctctggcaggttaaagccattcccccttgtcccatcccttaTCCAAAGCCCTTCCAGCTTTGGGGAGCTGTCAGGATGGTGGGATCTCATTGAGAGGGGGGCTGGACCCATTAGAATTCCCTCCCCTTTCCACTGGAAATTTAttccccttttttcctgttctagGCCTGgagttgttttccttccttccaagtGAAAACCAGGTACATTTGGGTGGTGGCTTTGGGAAGCTCTGGGATGGCTCCATCCCTTTGGATAGGGTTCTATGGGTACCAGGAGCTGACTGAGGTATTCCCATTGCTCGGCAGCATTACAGCCCTTCAGTCATCAcctccctgcaggagcaggatgcCCTCAGCCATCTCTTCCCATATGGAAGCGCTTCCAGACCTTTCCTTGGCGTCACCCCCATGTCCATGGCTGGATCCCATCAAACCAGTAGCATCGTGGCCACCACCACACTCCagagcagccccacagctcaGCCGGGATGCAGATCAGACATCATTGCCCTGGATTGAGCAGCATTCCCACTGGGAATAGATGGGACACGAGGCCAAGAGCTGGCCTTAGGGACTGGCTTCTCCAGGTGGGACCTGACCACTGTGTTGGGCAATTCCCACCCTTTGTGCTGCTGAACGCTGTATCCGCTGGGATTGGGATGGTGGGTTGGGAAGTGCCTTTTCACAATGGTTAAACCAAACCCCCTGACTTTGGAAGCAGCATCTTCAGTCTGGTTCCATCCCATGGGATTCCTCTATGGACTCCAAGAATTCCAATACAGAATCCAAGAATTCCAAGGGCGGAGTTCCAGCTGGGAAGAAATGCTACTTTTTAAGGGAAGAAGCCAATGGGAAAGGCTGGGATGAAGCCAGAGCCTGGGTGCCCCATTCCTCCAGTGCAATTCCCATGGATTCTTAAAAGCCAAACCTGCCtttttccactctttttttACCTCCTTCCAGCTTGGAGCTGGTCAGGGAACACAAACAGGATCTGTAATTCCAGTTGCATGGATAGTTCCCAAGTTTTCCCCCATTTTCCCTATGGACACAGGGATAACTGAAGGTGGTGATGTTGCCCAGGTAATCTATGGACTGAATGGGGGTTGTGGCTCCTGGAATTCCAAGTGGGATATTTTCAggctggggcagcagggagcaggattCCACCAGGATGAGGCCTTGTAGCCCAGGTGCTATGGGTGCTTCCATGCAATAAAGGTATGAAATCCATttggagctggtgctgtgcagcaTGCAGCAGGAGCCCAACTACTGTGGTGGGAAGGGTTGGGAATGTCAGGAAGTGGCTCCTGGATGCCTCTGggtggggatgtggggatggatggatggatggaggatgttctgctctgctccccccGCAGCCAGAGGTGCTGGCTCccattgctgctgctccaggtcCCACCAGCATTCCTCACTGAGTTCCCCATTCCATGCCCAGCCCAGGTTTCTGTCCCATACCAACAGGGATCTGCTCCCCACAGCACCACAAGGGACACCCCCAACCTTGCAACCCCCTACACCCTCACCGCCCCCCAAAGCCATGCTTGTTCCTAGGCTCTGTCCCTTTATTGTCCCCTCAGGGCTGCCTCACGGTGCTCTCGATGAACGACTCCAGCACAAAGATGGTCTCGTCCACCTGTGTCTCGCTGGCATCCAGCCTGGAGACATGGGGACATGGTGGGACACAGGAGGACACAGAGGGACACGGGGGGACCTCCCCATCCCGCCCCTCACTTGTTGACGTTGCGCTTGAGCGTGTCGAGCTGGTGGCGCTCGGGGCCTGTGATCATCTCCTCGATGTCCTGCAGCTGCGTGTCCCCCGCACCCGTGGCCTGCAGCGAAGCCAGGATGGCCTCCACCCGCTGCGACTTCTCCAGCAGCCGCCTGTGGGGAACATGGGACAGGGCCGCGGTGGTTTTGGGACCCTGGACCCGGACATGGGGACAGGACACGGTGGCTTGGGGGACTCACTTGTTCTCCCTGCTCTCGTACTGGCGGCGCTCCATGAGGTTGGCCACGCTCTGGGAAGGGGGAATGGCAACGGATGAGCCTCTGGTCTGATGAGAGGTGACAAGGTGGTTGCACCCAGCCATGGGGTCCCCAGGATGTGAGGGGACATGGGTGGGCAAACAGACACCTTTGCTCATGGGGTGGTGGAGGAGAACCACATGTGGTGGTGCTGATGGAGAACCACACATACTGTGGTGACAGAAGAGAACCCCCATgcgtggtggtggtggagaagcACACGTGTTGGTGTCCATACCTTGTAGCAGCGGTGCAGCAGCATGCGTGCCGCAGCTGGCACATTCACGGTGTACAGGTAGAAGGTGCGGGAGGGAGCATGGTCAGGAGTTTTGGGAATCTCCTAccaagagaaggaggaagggctCCATGGGGATGTATCCATCACAACCCAATGACTGCACTGTGAGGAGCAtgtattgtggtggtggtggtggagaacCACCATGTGTTGTCATGGTGGTGGAGAAGAACCAtgtattgtggtggtggtggtggtgaagaaccatgtattgtggtggtggtggagaagagccatgtattgtggtggtggtggagaaaAGCCATGTATTGTGGTGGTGGAGCCAGCGATGTCCTGCTCCCTCATGGGGCCACCTTGGAGCTCCACTGGCCTCCATCCCCTCCACCCTCACCTGCAGGACCACCAGGTTCTCTGAGAGCATTCTGTAGAGCATGTCCTTGGCTTCCTTCGCCGGGATCATGGCAAAATCCTCCACTTGCTTCTGCTCCAGGTGCTTCTTGCGCAGGAGCAACCGGAAGATCCGGGCACAGCGGGAGCCAAACCTGAGCCAAGAGGGAAACACTTTAGGAGGTGGGAGAAAGGGTCAAGAATGAGCCCATGAAGGCCCCAAGTTGCCATCTCACCTCTCCTCCACGATGGACTCCAGGGTGGCTGTGGCCAAGGACGCCAGGGCCTTGTGGAGATCGGTGCAAGGTGAAGGTCAAGGGATAACGGCAGCACTTGGGAATGTTTCATGCGCTGGgaatggggggaggggggtgtgtCAGGCTCTTGCTTCCCAAAGGATACTGACAGTGAACATGCCTCCGCCGCTGTCCCTCGCCTTCCCCACGAACTCCAGCTGcaagggaagagggagaagctggagagggaaCTTCATccaggatggagggatgggacaagggggaatgggatCAACCTCAAGCAGGGAAGGTTTAGGTGGGATAGAAGGagaaagttcttccctgtgagggtggtgggacactggaatgggctgaatggagaagctgtggctgccccatccctggcagtgctcaaggccaggttggagaaacctgctctagtccctgcccatggctttAGATGAGCATTAAGGTcaattccaacccaaaccattccatgattccatgaaatCCAATAGGAAAGTGGTTTTCCCTTAGCCCCAAATGCCCCCAGAACATGGGGCAGGCTCAGAACCCCCCCAGAGCTCCTGCATTAGGACAGGAACCATAAGCACACATTTCCTCACTGGGTCATCTGCCAACAGGGTGAGATACTGGTCCAAAACCTGCTTCCCAATGTTGTATCCGGCTGGGAGAGACCTGAATATCTACAAGGAGAACATAAGGAGGGGTAAAATTGAGCTTTTCCAAGACTCTGGGTGCTTTCCTGCTGGATCCCAACCCGGAAGCAGGAACTGACCTCGTTGGAAGAGAGCGGTTGGGTGTAGGGTGCATTGGAGGACGTGGTCACCTCGCTCATCCTCAGCATCGTCCGCACGATCTCGCTGCTGGTCTGGAtttgggaagggaagaagataACAATGGGAAAACCTCAGTTCTGAACAATTCCTGCAGCAGGAACCCAccacagaatgggttgggttggaaaggacttggGAGCTCATTTCAGTTACAACCATCATGAGCCTGCTTGTAGGTGGAGCAGGGTTAGAACATCCCCACTACGACCAcaagcaggaggagaggaagggcagGAGGATCCAAGGAATTCCATAGACCTGATCCATGCGGTTGGCTATGGCACTGACGATGGCCTGGTCCCGGAAGTGCTGGTGGAAGCGGTCAATGTTGACTTGCCAGTAGATGCCATCGTCAGGAGGAGGCTGGGAACAGGGAAAAAGGCATGGaatggggggaaggagggacgGAATGGAGGGAAAGGTCCTGCTTTACGCCCTGTGGATGACATTGCTTCATGTCCTGGCTACCTCAGTGCTTTCTCcatcctgcttctgcttcttaGCCTGGTgctccccatcctcctcctcacacGAGCGTCTCCGCTTCCCTTTCCCTGTCAGAGAAGCTGGAGTTGGCTCTTCCCAACCCATCCCTGTGGGATCAGAGCAGCAGAACATGACCGAGGGGCATCTCACCTACAAGGTTGAGCCTGGGCACCACGTACATGTCCTTCTCATTGAGCA
This genomic window contains:
- the PIAS3 gene encoding E3 SUMO-protein ligase PIAS3 isoform X2, which codes for MKIKELYRRRFPRKPLAPSHLPMLHTQAGPLPVPTTEGQLPYGHSSSPMAATFPPPRPGAKQEVDVEHGTPPVHPLHPDVTMKRLPFYQVYDELIKPTTLASSTSQRFEEAHFTFALTPQQVQQILTSRDLLPGAKCDYTIQVQLRFCLCETSCPQEDHFPPNLFVKVNGKLCPLPGYLPPSKSGAEPKRPNRPVNITPLARLSATVPNSLVVNWSSELGRSYSLSVYLVKQLTAVALLQKLRAKGIRNPDHSRALIKEKLTADPDSEIATTSLRVSLLCPMNEKKPTWTCPVCDQKAPYDDLIIDGLFMEILNSCTDCDEIQFMEDGSWCPMKLKKEKQEMGQTSVFSSIEAAPPVGPGPRAEVIDLTRDSSDEEEPPTAKRQRPLSSAPGHKGVLSIHPRPSSVLRSAPMAALGRDYVSNLPIPDFHPSYSELAGLELFSFLPSENQHYSPSVITSLQEQDALSHLFPYGSASRPFLGVTPMSMAGSHQTSSIVATTTLQSSPTAQPGCRSDIIALD
- the POLR3C gene encoding DNA-directed RNA polymerase III subunit RPC3 isoform X4, producing the protein MTQAELKLCSLLLREYFGDIVETIGTFLIRSGPQPLRLIAADTGLLLDQVKKALCVLIQHNLVGYQVQKRGLVEYEARCRRVLRILRYPRYIYTAKSLYGDTGELLVEELLLNGHMSMSALVRKVADRLTETMEDGKTMDYSEVANTFVRLADTHFVQRCPLVPEGLDTPTVPPPPAPTLVLNEKDMYVVPRLNLVGKGKRRRSCEEEDGEHQAKKQKQDGESTEPPPDDGIYWQVNIDRFHQHFRDQAIVSAIANRMDQTSSEIVRTMLRMSEVTTSSNAPYTQPLSSNEIFRSLPAGYNIGKQVLDQYLTLLADDPLEFVGKARDSGGGMFTVNLHKALASLATATLESIVEERFGSRCARIFRLLLRKKHLEQKQVEDFAMIPAKEAKDMLYRMLSENLVVLQSVANLMERRQYESRENKRLLEKSQRVEAILASLQATGAGDTQLQDIEEMITGPERHQLDTLKRNVNKLDASETQVDETIFVLESFIESTVRQP
- the POLR3C gene encoding DNA-directed RNA polymerase III subunit RPC3 isoform X1 — translated: MTQAELKLCSLLLREYFGDIVETIGTFLIRSGPQPLRLIAADTGLLLDQVKKALCVLIQHNLVGYQVQKRGLVEYEARCRRVLRILRYPRYIYTAKSLYGDTGELLVEELLLNGHMSMSALVRKVADRLTETMEDGKTMDYSEVANTFVRLADTHFVQRCPLVPEGLDTPTVPPPPAPTLVLNEKDMYVVPRLNLVGKGKRRRSCEEEDGEHQAKKQKQDGESTEPPPDDGIYWQVNIDRFHQHFRDQAIVSAIANRMDQTSSEIVRTMLRMSEVTTSSNAPYTQPLSSNEIFRSLPAGYNIGKQVLDQYLTLLADDPLEFVGKARDSGGGMFTVNLHKALASLATATLESIVEERFGSRCARIFRLLLRKKHLEQKQVEDFAMIPAKEAKDMLYRMLSENLVVLQEIPKTPDHAPSRTFYLYTVNVPAAARMLLHRCYKTRGSSVAIPPSQSVANLMERRQYESRENKRLLEKSQRVEAILASLQATGAGDTQLQDIEEMITGPERHQLDTLKRNVNKLDASETQVDETIFVLESFIESTVRQP
- the PIAS3 gene encoding E3 SUMO-protein ligase PIAS3 isoform X1, whose protein sequence is MKIKELYRRRFPRKPLAPSHLPMLHTQAGPLPVPTTEGQLPYGHSSSPMAATFPPPRPGAKQEVDVEHGTPPVHPLHPDVTMKRLPFYQVYDELIKPTTLASSTSQRFEEAHFTFALTPQQVQQILTSRDLLPGAKCDYTIQVQLRFCLCETSCPQEDHFPPNLFVKVNGKLCPLPGYLPPSKSGAEPKRPNRPVNITPLARLSATVPNSLVVNWSSELGRSYSLSVYLVKQLTAVALLQKLRAKGIRNPDHSRALIKEKLTADPDSEIATTSLRVSLLCPLGKMRLRVPCRATTCSHLQCFDAALYLQMNEKKPTWTCPVCDQKAPYDDLIIDGLFMEILNSCTDCDEIQFMEDGSWCPMKLKKEKQEMGQTSVFSSIEAAPPVGPGPRAEVIDLTRDSSDEEEPPTAKRQRPLSSAPGHKGVLSIHPRPSSVLRSAPMAALGRDYVSNLPIPDFHPSYSELAGLELFSFLPSENQHYSPSVITSLQEQDALSHLFPYGSASRPFLGVTPMSMAGSHQTSSIVATTTLQSSPTAQPGCRSDIIALD
- the PIAS3 gene encoding E3 SUMO-protein ligase PIAS3 isoform X3 — protein: MKIKELYRRRFPRKPLAPSHLPMLHTQAGPLPVPTTEGQLPYGHSSSPMAATFPPPRPGAKQEVDVEHGTPPVHPLHPDVTMKRLPFYQVYDELIKPTTLASSTSQRFEEAHFTFALTPQQVQQILTSRDLLPGAKCDYTIQVQLRFCLCETSCPQEDHFPPNLFVKVNGKLCPLPGYLPPSKSGAEPKRPNRPVNITPLARLSATVPNSLVVNWSSELGRSYSLSVYLVKQLTAVALLQKLRAKGIRNPDHSRALIKEKLTADPDSEIATTSLRVSLLCPLGKMRLRVPCRATTCSHLQCFDAALYLQMNEKKPTWTCPVCDQKAPYDDLIIDGLFMEILNSCTDCDEIQFMEDGSWCPMKLKKEKQEMGQTSVFSSIEAAPPVGPGPRAEVIDLTRDSSDEEEPPTAKRQRPLSSAPGHKGPGVVFLPSK
- the POLR3C gene encoding DNA-directed RNA polymerase III subunit RPC3 isoform X3, yielding MTQAELKLCSLLLREYFGDIVETIGTFLIRSGPQPLRLIAADTGLLLDQVKKALCVLIQHNLVGYQVQKRGLVEYEARCRRVLRILRYPRYIYTAKSLYGDTGELLVEELLLNGHMSMSALVRKVADRLTETMEDGKTMDYSEVANTFVRLADTHFVQRCPLVPEGLDTPTVPPPPAPTLVLNEKDMYVVPRLNLVGKGKRRRSCEEEDGEHQAKKQKQDGESTEPPPDDGIYWQVNIDRFHQHFRDQAIVSAIANRMDQTSSEIVRTMLRMSEVTTSSNAPYTQPLSSNEIFRSLPAGYNIGKQVLDQYLTLLADDPLEFVGKARDSGGGMFTVSPGVLGHSHPGVHRGGEVWLPLCPDLPVAPAQEAPGAEASGGFCHDPGEGSQGHALQNALREPGGPAERGQPHGAPPVREQGEQAAAGEVAAGGGHPGFAAGHGCGGHAAAGHRGDDHRPRAPPARHAQAQRQQVRGGMGRSPRVPLCPPVSHHVPMSPGWMPARHRWTRPSLCWSRSSRAP
- the POLR3C gene encoding DNA-directed RNA polymerase III subunit RPC3 isoform X5 — its product is MTQAELKLCSLLLREYFGDIVETIGTFLIRSGPQPLRLIAADTGLLLDQVKKALCVLIQHNLVGYQVQKRGLVEYEARCRRVLRILRYPRYIYTAKSLYGDTGELLVEELLLNGHMSMSALVRKVADRLTETMEDGKTMDYSEVANTFVRLADTHFVQRCPLVPEGLDTPTVPPPPAPTLVLNEKDMYVVPRLNLVGKGKRRRSCEEEDGEHQAKKQKQDGESTEPPPDDGIYWQVNIDRFHQHFRDQAIVSAIANRMDQTSSEIVRTMLRMSEVTTSSNAPYTQPLSSNEIFRSLPAGYNIGKQVLDQYLTLLADDPLEFVGKARDSGGGMFTVSPGVLGHSHPGVHRGGEVWLPLCPDLPVAPAQEAPGAEASGGFCHDPGEGSQGHALQNALREPGGPAERGQPHGAPPVREQGEQAAAGEVAAGGGHPGFAAGHGCGGHAAAGHRGDDHRPRAPPARHAQAQRQQAGCQRDTGGRDHLCAGVVHREHREAALRGQ
- the POLR3C gene encoding DNA-directed RNA polymerase III subunit RPC3 isoform X2, with the protein product MTQAELKLCSLLLREYFGDIVETIGTFLIRSGPQPLRLIAADTGLLLDQVKKALCVLIQHNLVGYQVQKRGLVEYEARCRRVLRILRYPRYIYTAKSLYGDTGELLVEELLLNGHMSMSALVRKVADRLTETMEDGKTMDYSEVANTFVRLADTHFVQRCPLVPEGLDTPTVPPPPAPTLVLNEKDMYVVPRLNLVGKGKRRRSCEEEDGEHQAKKQKQDGESTEPPPDDGIYWQVNIDRFHQHFRDQAIVSAIANRMDQTSSEIVRTMLRMSEVTTSSNAPYTQPLSSNEIFRSLPAGYNIGKQVLDQYLTLLADDPLEFVGKARDSGGGMFTVNLHKALASLATATLESIVEERFGSRCARIFRLLLRKKHLEQKQVEDFAMIPAKEAKDMLYRMLSENLVVLQEIPKTPDHAPSRTFYLYTVNVPAAARMLLHRCYKSVANLMERRQYESRENKRLLEKSQRVEAILASLQATGAGDTQLQDIEEMITGPERHQLDTLKRNVNKLDASETQVDETIFVLESFIESTVRQP